The following proteins come from a genomic window of Natronosalvus vescus:
- a CDS encoding phosphatase PAP2 family protein: MVRSTIDQLLFDESTNEAVRETLPEWLIGVFELVTHLGDGAALIIFATLLYWFGAESRRRQRALVIAIGIGALAISAGMKGIFVRPRPELAGGYGGYSFPSAHALGAAAFYGSLAVVADSGTRLQRYVAAGTVILLVAVSRVIIGVHYVGDVLVGVAIGLAFVALVVRSERAEPGFIFAVAGVIAILALLLGSHEFTTMTIGASLGATVAWYTVADQPSNPRGASILLLAYLCIPLIIGLRTANSILGSPVPGDPHWLLEIAGYAVATGTILAVPVIAEQLNDWPLVEWLQARLPFTGRTIDPNQLPERRSGE; this comes from the coding sequence ATGGTTCGTTCGACGATCGACCAGTTGCTGTTCGACGAGTCGACGAACGAAGCCGTTCGGGAGACGCTCCCGGAGTGGCTCATCGGCGTGTTCGAGCTCGTAACCCACCTGGGCGATGGGGCAGCGTTGATTATCTTTGCAACCCTGCTCTACTGGTTTGGTGCTGAGTCGCGGCGTCGCCAGCGTGCGCTCGTCATCGCGATCGGGATCGGTGCGCTGGCGATCAGTGCCGGGATGAAAGGAATTTTCGTCAGACCCCGCCCGGAGCTCGCCGGCGGCTACGGCGGCTACAGCTTCCCGAGCGCACACGCCCTCGGTGCCGCGGCGTTCTACGGCTCCCTCGCCGTCGTCGCCGACAGTGGAACACGTCTCCAGCGTTACGTCGCCGCCGGAACAGTCATCCTGCTGGTCGCGGTTTCGCGGGTCATCATCGGCGTTCATTACGTCGGCGACGTCCTCGTCGGCGTGGCGATCGGGCTGGCGTTCGTGGCACTCGTCGTGCGATCGGAACGGGCCGAACCAGGTTTCATCTTTGCCGTGGCCGGCGTCATTGCCATCCTTGCGCTCCTCCTCGGCTCGCACGAGTTCACCACGATGACGATCGGTGCCTCACTCGGTGCGACCGTCGCGTGGTACACCGTCGCCGACCAGCCGTCGAACCCACGCGGTGCGTCGATTCTCCTGCTGGCATATCTGTGTATTCCACTCATCATCGGGCTCAGAACAGCCAACTCGATACTGGGCTCTCCGGTTCCTGGTGATCCACACTGGCTCCTCGAGATCGCAGGGTACGCGGTCGCAACGGGGACGATTCTCGCCGTACCGGTGATTGCCGAGCAGTTGAACGACTGGCCACTCGTCGAGTGGCTGCAAGCACGGCTGCCGTTCACCGGCCGAACGATCGATCCGAACCAGCTTCCGGAGAGGCGGTCGGGTGAGTGA
- a CDS encoding aminopeptidase — translation MSTLRSAAETAIEQCLALESEESCVIVTDDKREPIGTMLYDVASDVTDDVVIVRYPPGETHGGEPPEPVAAAMAAGDVVLAPTTKSLSHTRARTEANEAGARVVTLPGITEDVFTTGLDADYDTIAAHCRDVREQVDGAAEVRVTTDAGTDITFGIGERQFLSDTGIVHEAGRMSNLPAGEVFVSPETADGTFVVDGTMMPYGLLEDGQTLEFDVEDGLVTRISDDEIRETVDTAAEEVGDAAYNLAELGIGTNVAVTELVGSVLLDEKAGGTVHIAIGDDAGIGGDVEAPIHLDGIIREPTVYADGVEVELPRQG, via the coding sequence ATGTCGACACTCCGGTCAGCGGCCGAGACGGCAATTGAGCAGTGTTTAGCGCTCGAGTCCGAGGAATCCTGTGTGATCGTCACCGACGACAAGCGCGAACCGATCGGGACGATGCTGTACGACGTCGCCAGCGACGTCACCGACGATGTGGTGATCGTCCGCTACCCGCCGGGTGAGACCCACGGCGGCGAACCGCCTGAACCGGTCGCGGCGGCGATGGCCGCGGGTGACGTCGTTCTCGCGCCGACAACCAAGAGCCTGAGTCACACCCGGGCGAGAACGGAGGCGAACGAAGCTGGTGCCCGCGTCGTCACGCTCCCCGGGATCACCGAGGACGTGTTCACGACGGGACTCGACGCCGACTACGACACGATAGCCGCCCACTGTCGAGACGTTCGAGAGCAGGTCGACGGTGCGGCGGAGGTTCGAGTCACCACCGACGCTGGCACGGACATCACGTTCGGCATCGGCGAGCGGCAGTTCCTCTCTGACACCGGCATCGTCCACGAGGCCGGCCGGATGTCGAACCTTCCGGCCGGTGAGGTGTTCGTCAGCCCCGAGACCGCCGATGGGACGTTCGTCGTCGACGGGACGATGATGCCCTACGGCTTGCTCGAGGACGGACAGACGCTCGAGTTCGACGTCGAGGACGGCCTCGTCACTCGTATTTCGGACGACGAAATTCGCGAGACGGTCGACACGGCTGCGGAGGAAGTGGGCGACGCAGCGTACAACCTCGCCGAACTCGGTATCGGGACGAACGTCGCCGTCACGGAGCTCGTCGGGAGCGTGCTGCTCGACGAGAAAGCCGGCGGCACGGTGCACATCGCCATCGGTGACGACGCCGGCATCGGTGGGGACGTCGAAGCGCCGATCCACCTCGACGGGATTATCCGCGAACCGACGGTGTACGCGGACGGCGTCGAAGTCGAACTGCCGAGACAGGGCTGA
- a CDS encoding HVO_0476 family zinc finger protein: protein MSDTQDRIPAPCPSCSPELETVHEVLSPGGGSLTVRCGDCGHVHKVQPEPEREVTLDVVVSQDGESFTANVTTVEDETVELGDEFLLETEEVLATVRVTSIELDGMKRVERAPTTDIETVWTREVDNVSVNVTIHPKDGRKDDSRSITVHVPGDYEFTVGKSDSFGDDEFEIDAFVVRGDAAGYDRDRYEMPGDSVPAKDAKRIYAYDETSSAWSAW, encoded by the coding sequence ATGAGCGACACTCAGGATCGAATCCCTGCACCCTGCCCCTCGTGTTCGCCGGAACTCGAGACGGTACACGAGGTACTCTCCCCGGGTGGGGGGAGCCTTACCGTCCGATGCGGCGACTGCGGCCACGTCCACAAAGTACAGCCCGAACCCGAACGCGAGGTGACCCTCGACGTCGTCGTCTCCCAGGACGGCGAGTCGTTCACCGCGAACGTCACCACGGTCGAGGACGAAACGGTCGAACTCGGCGACGAGTTCTTACTCGAGACCGAGGAGGTACTCGCGACGGTTCGGGTCACGAGTATCGAACTGGACGGGATGAAACGCGTCGAGCGGGCACCGACGACGGACATCGAGACGGTCTGGACGCGAGAGGTCGACAACGTCTCGGTCAACGTCACGATCCACCCCAAAGACGGGCGGAAAGACGATAGCCGAAGCATTACCGTGCACGTCCCCGGAGACTACGAATTCACGGTTGGGAAGTCCGACTCCTTCGGGGACGACGAATTCGAAATCGACGCGTTCGTCGTCCGCGGCGATGCGGCGGGCTACGACCGTGATCGGTACGAGATGCCTGGCGACAGTGTCCCCGCGAAGGACGCCAAACGGATCTACGCCTACGACGAGACGAGCAGCGCCTGGTCTGCGTGGTAA
- a CDS encoding protein-L-isoaspartate(D-aspartate) O-methyltransferase, giving the protein MNDGGVEDDRRNDRERMVDIVASHTDIEDDRVLDALAVVPRHAFVPPGRRANAYDDRPLPIGDGQTISAPHMVAIMVDRLALEPADRVLEIGTGCGYHAAVTAEYLDSGTVYSVEYSDDLADQARSTLEHLGYDNVEVRTDDGREGWPEHAPYDAAYLTCAAPSFPDAVVEQVRPGGRLLAPLGTGSQTLVFARKREDDTLEKRDGEAVRFVPMRG; this is encoded by the coding sequence ATGAACGATGGGGGTGTCGAAGACGACCGACGTAACGACCGCGAACGGATGGTCGACATCGTCGCCAGCCACACCGACATCGAGGACGACCGCGTACTGGACGCGCTTGCGGTCGTTCCGCGCCACGCATTCGTTCCTCCCGGCCGTCGGGCCAACGCCTATGACGACCGCCCGCTGCCGATCGGCGACGGGCAGACGATTAGCGCCCCGCACATGGTCGCCATCATGGTCGACCGTCTCGCACTCGAGCCTGCCGATCGAGTTCTCGAAATCGGTACCGGCTGTGGCTACCACGCGGCGGTTACCGCCGAATACCTCGACTCCGGGACGGTGTACAGCGTCGAGTACAGCGACGACCTCGCCGACCAGGCTCGCTCGACCCTCGAGCACCTCGGCTACGATAACGTCGAGGTTCGAACGGACGACGGCCGGGAGGGCTGGCCCGAACACGCACCGTACGACGCGGCCTACCTGACCTGTGCCGCCCCGTCGTTTCCCGACGCCGTCGTCGAGCAGGTTCGACCCGGCGGCCGACTCCTCGCCCCGCTCGGTACTGGCAGCCAGACGCTCGTGTTCGCGCGAAAACGCGAGGACGACACGCTCGAGAAACGTGATGGCGAGGCCGTTCGGTTCGTCCCGATGCGTGGGTAG
- a CDS encoding class I SAM-dependent methyltransferase — translation MSTPTPSLEVLLLLRAARETGALEALMTSAETPEALAAETDLTPRAATTLVSVLETEGFLERVDDTYEPTNRSLGFLAKTDVRSIGSLPATLDRLDRSLELASTMRGDDPDAMTDIERRNRLGALAAVDESTVRAIVTELVHVAPDARRVLEIGGTPGRHAAEFAARGFDVTVYDRPEHLVASRGVLAPADVETLEGTIPDGLADTLAGVDRFDLVTAVEQSHRFGPDANERLIEAGIGVLRPGGSLALVTPLEGDAASRATVDALTTTVEGRCHASETYRGWLETAGLEAVSIRSVPGAAVHVVTGRKPDATFPAGGQ, via the coding sequence ATGTCTACTCCCACTCCATCCCTCGAGGTACTGCTCCTGTTGCGTGCCGCCCGCGAAACGGGTGCCCTCGAGGCGCTGATGACCAGCGCGGAAACGCCCGAAGCACTCGCCGCCGAGACGGATCTGACGCCCCGAGCAGCGACGACACTCGTCTCCGTTCTCGAAACCGAGGGGTTTCTCGAGCGGGTCGACGATACGTACGAGCCGACGAACCGCTCGCTCGGCTTCCTGGCAAAAACGGACGTGCGATCGATCGGATCGCTGCCGGCGACGCTCGATCGACTCGATCGCAGTCTGGAACTCGCGTCGACCATGCGGGGTGACGATCCCGATGCGATGACGGACATCGAACGGCGCAACCGCCTCGGCGCACTGGCGGCCGTCGACGAATCGACCGTCCGGGCGATTGTCACCGAACTGGTTCACGTCGCGCCGGACGCACGGCGGGTGCTCGAGATCGGCGGCACACCGGGTCGACACGCAGCCGAGTTTGCCGCCCGTGGGTTCGACGTGACGGTGTACGACCGGCCCGAACACCTCGTGGCTTCCCGTGGTGTTCTCGCCCCTGCGGACGTCGAGACCCTCGAGGGGACGATCCCCGATGGACTGGCTGATACCCTCGCAGGTGTCGATCGATTCGACCTCGTCACCGCGGTCGAGCAGAGCCATCGCTTCGGGCCGGACGCGAACGAACGACTCATCGAAGCGGGCATCGGCGTGCTACGGCCCGGTGGTTCGCTGGCGCTGGTGACACCACTCGAGGGAGATGCCGCGAGTCGGGCGACCGTCGACGCGCTCACAACGACTGTCGAGGGACGCTGTCACGCGTCTGAAACGTACCGAGGGTGGCTCGAGACGGCGGGGCTCGAAGCCGTCTCAATTCGTTCGGTTCCGGGTGCGGCGGTGCACGTCGTCACCGGTCGAAAACCGGATGCCACCTTCCCTGCTGGCGGTCAGTAG
- a CDS encoding protein-L-isoaspartate O-methyltransferase family protein: protein MELSVLREDMVDGLIHESKGVLEDEAVAAAMSDVPRHAFVDDDRAAYADREHEVLGTRVLAPSTVCQLLESLNPRHGDSVLVVGVGVGYTAAVLAELVGETNVHAVDIARPVVYEARNNLEQAGYGGVLVDCRDGARGLPAYAPFDRILVEAATVAPPRPLLEQLGDGGRLVYPHGSQPQHLEAVDADGTTEQFGVVSFEPLLVDGEQTGAVERNRMAREDVEHATRRAASRTGWEREWIEWD from the coding sequence ATGGAGCTGTCGGTACTGCGGGAGGACATGGTCGACGGCCTCATCCACGAGTCGAAGGGCGTCCTCGAGGACGAGGCGGTCGCCGCCGCGATGAGTGACGTCCCACGCCACGCGTTCGTCGACGACGACCGGGCAGCGTACGCCGACCGCGAGCACGAGGTGCTCGGCACTCGCGTGCTCGCACCCAGCACGGTCTGCCAGCTTCTCGAGTCGCTCAACCCTCGACACGGCGATTCCGTCCTCGTCGTCGGCGTCGGCGTCGGCTACACGGCCGCCGTCCTGGCTGAACTCGTTGGAGAGACGAACGTCCACGCCGTCGACATCGCGCGGCCAGTCGTCTACGAAGCCCGAAACAACCTCGAGCAGGCCGGCTACGGGGGTGTCCTCGTCGACTGTCGAGATGGGGCCCGTGGTCTCCCCGCGTACGCGCCGTTCGATCGGATCCTCGTGGAAGCAGCGACGGTTGCACCACCCCGGCCCCTGCTCGAGCAACTCGGAGACGGTGGCCGGCTCGTCTATCCACACGGAAGCCAGCCCCAGCATCTCGAGGCCGTCGATGCCGATGGAACGACCGAGCAGTTCGGAGTTGTCTCGTTCGAGCCGTTGCTCGTCGACGGCGAGCAGACCGGTGCGGTCGAACGAAATCGGATGGCTCGAGAGGACGTCGAACACGCGACTCGACGGGCGGCCTCACGAACTGGGTGGGAGCGTGAGTGGATCGAGTGGGACTAA
- a CDS encoding DUF7382 domain-containing protein, translated as MRTFTRFASDERAIEGLPIRLIIVLVVGVASLAIMMSMLGGIGTLAETEVDVEVDPVTIDAGTTTDVQLTVVGEDGNTVEDATVIVMSDDAWLDTAVKGETSVDGTVTLSLDPELRQGQRTGSLAIDVVPPTNTDYVNEQDNTEIVVIEN; from the coding sequence ATGCGAACATTCACCCGATTTGCCAGCGACGAGCGAGCGATCGAGGGGCTGCCGATCCGCCTGATCATCGTCCTCGTCGTCGGCGTCGCCAGTTTAGCCATCATGATGAGCATGCTCGGCGGAATCGGCACGCTCGCGGAAACCGAAGTCGACGTCGAGGTCGATCCCGTGACGATCGATGCGGGCACGACGACTGACGTCCAGTTGACGGTTGTCGGCGAGGATGGGAACACGGTCGAGGACGCGACCGTCATCGTCATGAGCGACGATGCGTGGCTCGACACCGCCGTGAAAGGCGAGACGAGCGTCGATGGGACGGTAACGCTCTCGCTCGACCCGGAACTCAGACAGGGCCAGCGAACCGGCTCGTTAGCGATCGACGTCGTCCCACCGACGAACACCGACTACGTGAACGAACAGGACAACACCGAGATCGTCGTCATCGAGAACTAA
- a CDS encoding bacterio-opsin activator domain-containing protein has translation MTEPITVLAVDNESGFADLTATMLEREQSRFEVTAVGGATEALETLDAEPIDCIVSDYDMPGMNGLEFLEAVRERDPDLPFILFTGKGSEEIASEAIAAGVTQYLQKKPGSDRFTLLANQITNAVSQYRTETELRESERRYERTLTTLHETTRDLMRAGTKAEIYQATVDTAGTILEVPIVSAYQFEPTAGSLSHVASTAETRQRLTPEPSIGRGDGLIWEVFSEGEPAYYPTVDAEASGASFEPLSRSELIVPLGTHGVVAAASEHTDGFDETMRELLYILGANTEAALDRAEREQLLREHDRTLTEQNEELTRLNHTNEIVRAINRGIAQASTRQDIEQTVCERLADTDRYLCAWVASSEETPPSPIVWEGIDVTYIDRLRDEGTLAPESTLIDRALETRSVQVVENVLDDPEWNDRRKGALTYGYQTVIAVPLVDAEREYGACVVHAPQANAISESEREVLGELGETIGHAIRSVERTQAMLTDSRLEIQLECASQRLLFNRISEAIGRTVSLEGIIDRADETVLFVSIDDPPVDGVLELATEWAAIESISVVSAGEDASLFECTTAPTPFIEALREYDARVTAATTTNGSTAIVLSVPGQIDTRSLIESIQERYPETELTARRETTSTTSVPELESRLEDRLTDKQRAAIQAAHYSGFFKWPRESTGEDLAAALDITPPTYHYHLRAAQRKLVSMVFDDDSN, from the coding sequence GTGACCGAACCAATCACCGTCCTCGCCGTCGACAACGAGTCCGGGTTCGCCGACCTGACCGCGACGATGCTCGAGCGCGAGCAGAGCCGATTCGAAGTAACGGCAGTCGGCGGAGCCACCGAGGCACTCGAAACCCTCGACGCCGAGCCGATCGATTGCATCGTGAGCGACTACGACATGCCCGGCATGAACGGACTCGAGTTTCTCGAGGCGGTTCGCGAACGCGATCCGGATCTCCCCTTTATTTTGTTCACCGGGAAAGGATCGGAAGAGATAGCGAGCGAGGCGATCGCGGCCGGAGTCACCCAGTACCTCCAGAAGAAGCCAGGAAGCGACCGCTTTACGCTGTTGGCCAATCAGATCACGAACGCCGTCTCACAGTACCGAACGGAGACCGAGCTCCGGGAGAGCGAACGGCGGTACGAACGAACGCTGACGACGCTTCACGAAACGACGCGCGACCTCATGCGCGCGGGGACGAAAGCCGAAATCTATCAGGCAACGGTCGATACGGCCGGGACGATCCTCGAGGTACCGATCGTCTCCGCCTATCAGTTCGAACCGACGGCAGGGTCGTTGTCCCACGTCGCGTCGACGGCCGAAACGCGCCAGCGGCTGACACCCGAACCCTCGATCGGCCGAGGGGACGGCCTGATCTGGGAGGTGTTTTCAGAGGGGGAACCGGCGTACTATCCGACCGTCGACGCAGAAGCCAGCGGCGCGTCGTTCGAACCGCTCAGCCGGAGCGAACTCATCGTCCCGCTCGGCACCCACGGCGTCGTCGCCGCGGCCAGTGAACACACTGACGGGTTCGACGAGACGATGCGGGAGTTGCTCTACATTCTGGGGGCGAACACGGAGGCTGCCCTCGACCGGGCCGAGCGCGAACAGTTGCTCCGCGAGCACGACCGGACGCTCACCGAGCAAAACGAGGAGCTAACGAGACTGAATCACACGAACGAGATCGTCCGGGCGATCAACCGGGGTATCGCCCAGGCGTCGACACGCCAAGACATCGAGCAAACGGTCTGTGAGCGACTCGCAGATACGGATCGATATCTGTGTGCCTGGGTCGCCTCGAGCGAGGAGACGCCTCCATCACCGATCGTCTGGGAGGGGATCGACGTGACCTACATCGACCGGCTTCGCGATGAGGGAACCCTTGCCCCCGAGTCGACGCTCATCGACCGCGCCCTCGAGACCAGATCCGTTCAGGTCGTCGAGAACGTTCTCGACGATCCGGAGTGGAACGATCGGCGAAAAGGCGCGCTCACCTACGGCTACCAGACGGTGATCGCCGTCCCGCTGGTGGATGCCGAACGTGAATACGGAGCCTGCGTGGTTCACGCCCCGCAGGCGAACGCGATCAGCGAGAGCGAGCGAGAAGTGCTGGGGGAACTGGGGGAGACGATCGGCCACGCGATTCGGTCGGTCGAGCGAACCCAGGCGATGTTGACCGATAGCCGACTCGAGATCCAACTCGAGTGTGCGAGTCAGCGATTGTTGTTCAATCGCATCAGCGAGGCTATCGGACGCACCGTGTCCCTCGAAGGCATCATCGACAGAGCCGACGAAACCGTGTTGTTCGTCTCGATCGACGATCCGCCGGTCGACGGCGTGCTCGAGCTGGCCACCGAGTGGGCGGCGATCGAGTCGATTTCGGTCGTCTCTGCGGGCGAAGACGCGAGCCTGTTCGAGTGTACGACGGCGCCGACTCCCTTTATCGAGGCCCTTCGGGAGTACGACGCCCGCGTCACCGCCGCGACGACGACCAACGGCTCGACCGCCATCGTCCTCTCGGTACCGGGCCAGATCGATACGCGTTCGCTTATCGAATCGATCCAGGAGCGCTACCCGGAGACGGAGTTGACCGCCAGACGAGAAACGACATCGACGACCTCGGTGCCGGAACTCGAGTCCCGCCTGGAGGATCGATTGACCGACAAACAGCGAGCGGCTATTCAGGCGGCCCACTATAGCGGTTTCTTCAAGTGGCCACGCGAAAGTACCGGTGAGGACCTCGCGGCCGCCCTCGACATCACGCCGCCGACGTACCACTACCACTTGCGAGCGGCCCAGCGAAAGCTGGTTTCGATGGTGTTCGACGACGACTCTAATTAA
- a CDS encoding ATP-binding protein: MAKSMERFTVSNDGFALPVTDVLTGRGFVTGKSGSGKSNSASVVAEELLDRELGLLIIDTDGEYYGLKDAYDLIHFGGDDSCDVQIGVEDAPQVAEVALEDNVPVILDVSAYMDEDESREILYEAIKTLFVEEKKHQKPFLLLVEEAHEFIPERGASDDLSEMLIRVAKRGRKRGLGILGMSQRPAAVSKDFITQCDWIVWHRLTWDNDTAVVDRILGEEAAETVQTLNDGEAIVLSDWDESVQRVQFRRKRTADAGSTPTLERARGSSAERSELIRRLGGEVDSEGRPDDETVPSEEPPDTEDSSDSETELPTQHTYDDGDATPVAHEQPARRDPHRVASHPPRRETTTRDRRLGRNDPEEYDPVWEVGDMVIHLYEGIRRRHRRFVHRVETVLVSRFGPTTYVEPAQRGVSPSRSARVCSVVASVLVVSFYLAVVLLLIALVS, from the coding sequence ATGGCCAAATCGATGGAACGGTTCACGGTTTCGAACGACGGCTTCGCCCTTCCCGTGACAGACGTCCTGACGGGGCGAGGGTTCGTGACCGGAAAGTCCGGCAGCGGCAAGTCGAACTCCGCCAGCGTGGTGGCAGAAGAGCTGCTTGACCGGGAGCTGGGGCTGTTGATCATCGACACGGACGGGGAGTACTACGGCCTGAAAGACGCGTACGACCTGATTCACTTCGGCGGTGACGATAGCTGTGACGTACAGATCGGCGTCGAAGACGCACCACAGGTGGCCGAAGTCGCCCTCGAAGACAACGTCCCGGTTATCCTCGACGTCTCGGCGTACATGGACGAGGACGAGTCGCGCGAAATCCTGTACGAAGCGATCAAAACGCTGTTCGTCGAGGAAAAGAAACACCAGAAACCGTTCTTGCTCCTCGTCGAGGAAGCCCACGAATTTATCCCGGAACGCGGTGCGAGCGACGACCTGTCCGAGATGCTCATTCGGGTGGCAAAGCGCGGGCGAAAACGCGGTCTCGGCATTCTCGGCATGTCACAGCGTCCGGCCGCCGTCTCGAAAGACTTCATCACGCAGTGTGACTGGATCGTCTGGCATCGACTCACCTGGGACAACGACACCGCCGTCGTCGATCGTATTCTGGGCGAGGAGGCCGCCGAGACGGTGCAAACGCTCAACGACGGGGAAGCGATCGTTCTCAGCGACTGGGACGAATCGGTTCAACGCGTCCAGTTCCGGCGCAAACGGACGGCGGACGCGGGATCGACACCGACGCTCGAGCGGGCCCGCGGCTCGAGCGCGGAACGGAGCGAACTGATTCGTCGACTCGGTGGGGAGGTCGACTCCGAGGGGCGTCCTGACGACGAGACTGTTCCCTCGGAGGAGCCTCCCGACACGGAGGACTCGAGCGATAGCGAGACCGAACTGCCGACACAACACACGTACGACGATGGTGACGCGACGCCGGTTGCACACGAGCAACCGGCTCGACGCGACCCACACCGCGTCGCCTCCCACCCGCCCAGGAGAGAGACCACCACTCGCGACCGCCGTCTCGGCCGGAACGATCCGGAGGAGTACGATCCGGTGTGGGAAGTCGGGGACATGGTGATCCACCTGTACGAGGGGATCCGGCGACGCCATCGACGCTTCGTCCACCGTGTGGAAACGGTGTTGGTATCCCGGTTTGGGCCAACGACCTACGTCGAACCGGCCCAACGTGGCGTCTCTCCGTCCCGATCGGCCCGCGTCTGTTCGGTGGTTGCCAGCGTTCTCGTCGTCTCGTTCTATCTCGCAGTGGTACTCCTGTTGATCGCGCTGGTTTCGTAA
- a CDS encoding DNA-directed RNA polymerase subunit H, whose translation MVDVSQHELVPEHTILDEDVLEDVLDEYDIDRTDLPKIKRTDKALPDEAEVGDVIKIVRNSRTTDQAVVYRLVVE comes from the coding sequence ATGGTAGACGTAAGCCAACACGAACTCGTGCCAGAGCACACCATCCTCGACGAAGACGTTCTCGAGGACGTGCTCGACGAGTACGACATCGACCGCACAGACTTACCAAAGATCAAACGCACGGACAAGGCGCTGCCCGACGAGGCCGAGGTCGGCGACGTCATCAAAATCGTGCGAAACTCTCGAACGACGGATCAGGCCGTCGTATACCGACTCGTGGTGGAATAA
- a CDS encoding DNA-directed RNA polymerase subunit B'', translating into MELDRTLRRDISREYFSKERLAEHHYRSFNAFLTRGMQEVVDEKATIDTDIGDKEGEEPVHVELGDVRVVTPRVREADGSEELLYPQEARLRNITYSAPVFMEMSIVKGEEGDQRVVDSTETKIGRMPIMVGSEKCNIAGFSDQELIEIGEDPADPGGYFIVNGSERVLMTSEDLAPNKILAEYDTKYGDEIQVAKTFSQRRGYRALVLCERTRNGLLEVSFPSVSGSINFVTLVRALGLESDEEIVHKVSNDPEVVKYMLENLEEAEVQTKEQAIEALGKRVASGQGKNYQLKRANYVIDRYLLPHLHEDGVDEEDVRINKAHYLCRMAEACFELALNRRESDDKDHYANKRLKVSGDLMRDLFRTALNKLARDVKYQLERANMRNRNLSVNTVVRSDVLTERLEHPIATGNWVGGRSGVSQLVDRTDFMGVLSHLRRLRSPLSRSQPHFEARDLHATQWGRICPSETPEGPNCGLVKNFAQAMELSQHIEDEQDLKRELASMGVEGIPGIEGVERTTADD; encoded by the coding sequence ATGGAACTGGATCGAACACTCAGACGGGACATTTCGCGGGAGTATTTTTCGAAAGAACGCCTTGCAGAACACCATTACCGCTCGTTCAATGCGTTTTTGACGCGCGGGATGCAGGAGGTCGTCGACGAGAAGGCGACGATCGACACGGACATCGGCGACAAAGAGGGCGAAGAGCCGGTGCACGTCGAACTCGGTGACGTCCGCGTCGTCACGCCGCGTGTGCGCGAGGCCGACGGCTCCGAGGAGTTGCTCTACCCCCAGGAGGCACGTCTGCGCAACATCACCTACTCCGCGCCGGTGTTCATGGAGATGAGCATCGTCAAGGGCGAGGAGGGAGACCAGCGTGTCGTCGACTCCACCGAGACGAAGATCGGTCGGATGCCGATCATGGTCGGCTCCGAGAAGTGTAACATCGCGGGCTTCTCCGATCAGGAACTGATCGAGATCGGCGAAGACCCGGCCGACCCCGGCGGCTACTTCATCGTCAACGGCTCCGAGCGCGTGTTGATGACCAGCGAAGACCTCGCGCCCAACAAGATCCTCGCCGAATACGACACGAAGTACGGCGACGAAATTCAGGTCGCCAAGACGTTCTCCCAGCGACGGGGCTACCGTGCACTCGTCCTGTGTGAACGGACGCGAAACGGGTTGCTCGAGGTATCGTTCCCGTCAGTCTCGGGCTCGATCAACTTCGTCACGCTCGTGCGCGCGCTCGGGCTCGAGTCCGACGAGGAGATCGTCCACAAGGTCTCGAACGACCCCGAGGTCGTCAAATACATGCTCGAGAACCTGGAGGAAGCAGAAGTCCAGACGAAAGAGCAGGCGATCGAGGCGCTCGGGAAGCGCGTCGCGAGCGGCCAGGGGAAAAACTACCAGCTCAAGCGGGCGAACTACGTAATCGACCGGTACCTCCTCCCGCACCTCCACGAGGACGGCGTCGACGAGGAGGACGTTCGGATCAACAAGGCCCACTACCTCTGCCGGATGGCAGAAGCGTGTTTCGAACTCGCGCTCAACCGCCGCGAATCCGACGACAAAGACCACTACGCGAACAAGCGCCTGAAGGTCAGCGGCGACCTGATGCGTGATCTGTTCCGGACGGCGTTGAACAAGCTGGCCCGGGACGTGAAGTACCAGCTCGAGCGGGCGAACATGCGAAACCGGAACCTGTCGGTGAATACGGTCGTCAGATCCGACGTGTTGACCGAGCGTCTCGAGCACCCCATCGCCACCGGGAACTGGGTCGGCGGTCGTTCGGGCGTCTCACAGCTGGTCGATCGAACTGACTTCATGGGCGTCCTTTCACACCTGCGTCGCCTGCGCTCGCCGCTGTCGCGCAGCCAGCCCCACTTCGAGGCGCGTGACCTGCACGCGACCCAGTGGGGTCGCATCTGTCCCTCCGAGACCCCGGAGGGGCCGAACTGTGGACTGGTGAAGAACTTCGCCCAGGCGATGGAACTCTCCCAGCACATCGAGGACGAACAGGATCTCAAACGAGAGCTGGCGTCGATGGGTGTCGAAGGCATTCCGGGTATCGAGGGCGTCGAACGAACAACTGCGGACGACTAA